One segment of Chloroflexota bacterium DNA contains the following:
- a CDS encoding MoxR family ATPase, whose translation MIQPQAERIIANVERVIVGKRPVIELILIAMLCEGHVLIEDVPGIGKTTLAKAIARSSGCSYRRIQFTPDLLPSDVTGISFYNQKLSEFQFRAGPIMAQIVLADEINRATPRTQSALLEAMEERQITVDGETRPLPRPFVVLATQNPIELEGTFPLPEAQVDRFLLQIKLGYPSEAEENAMVTRFEQSNPLDTLAAVTDAAELQQLQAEARRVRVEESVRHYIVAIVRATRDHPAVELGASPRGSLALHRTTQTLAALRGRDYVIPDDVKYMAPYVLTHRVIISPQTRLRGRTSAEILREIVNTVPVPVEQ comes from the coding sequence ATGATCCAGCCACAGGCCGAGCGCATAATCGCCAACGTCGAGCGGGTGATCGTCGGCAAGCGCCCGGTCATTGAATTGATTCTAATCGCCATGCTGTGCGAGGGCCACGTCTTGATCGAGGACGTGCCGGGCATCGGCAAGACCACGCTCGCCAAGGCGATTGCCCGATCGTCGGGCTGCTCATACCGGCGCATCCAGTTCACGCCGGATCTGTTGCCATCGGACGTGACCGGCATCTCGTTCTACAACCAGAAGTTGTCCGAGTTCCAGTTCCGCGCCGGGCCGATCATGGCGCAGATCGTGCTGGCCGACGAGATCAACCGCGCCACGCCGCGCACCCAGTCGGCGCTGCTGGAAGCGATGGAAGAGCGGCAGATCACGGTGGACGGCGAAACGCGGCCGCTGCCGCGCCCGTTCGTGGTGCTGGCCACGCAGAACCCGATCGAGCTGGAAGGCACGTTCCCGCTGCCCGAGGCGCAAGTGGACCGCTTCCTCCTGCAGATCAAGCTCGGCTACCCGAGCGAGGCCGAGGAAAACGCGATGGTCACCCGCTTCGAGCAGAGCAACCCGCTCGACACGTTGGCCGCCGTCACCGATGCCGCCGAGTTGCAGCAACTGCAGGCTGAGGCGCGCCGTGTGCGCGTCGAGGAGTCGGTGCGCCATTACATTGTGGCGATCGTGCGCGCCACCCGCGACCACCCGGCCGTGGAGCTCGGCGCCAGCCCGCGCGGCTCGCTGGCGCTGCACCGCACCACCCAGACGCTGGCCGCCCTGCGCGGGCGCGACTATGTCATTCCCGACGACGTGAAGTATATGGCCCCGTACGTGTTGACGCACCGCGTCATCATCAGCCCGCAGACGCGCCTGCGCGGCCGCACCTCCGCCGAGATCCTGCGTGAGATCGTCAACACCGTGCCGGTGCCGGTCGAGCAGTAG